The Oryzias melastigma strain HK-1 linkage group LG13, ASM292280v2, whole genome shotgun sequence genome window below encodes:
- the timm50 gene encoding mitochondrial import inner membrane translocase subunit TIM50 isoform X2, whose translation MNKFTAHKGQPPPPPPPEGEKEGERAEDKKQKENTAYAKKMVLRLAGLMGVGGAVSIVYIFGANSVDEQGQQIPDEFDADPPVVQQLRRTFKYFKDYRQMIIEPTSPKLLPDPLKEPYYQPPYTLVLELTDVLLHPEWSLATGWRFKKRPGIDYLFQQLMQYYEIVVFTAETGMTAYPLIDSIDPQGFVTYRLFRDATRYMEGHHVKDVSCLNRDTSKVIVVDCKREAFSLQPFNGLALKKWDGNSDDRTLYDLAHFLKAIAINRVDDVRSVLENYALEDDPIEAFKRRQAQLAQEEEQRLAELSQQKKQGLSLGSITSRFWRSKQQ comes from the exons ATGAACAAGTTTACTGCTCACAAG GGCCagcctcctccccctcctcctcctgaggGAGAGAAGGAGGGAGAGCGAGCGGAGGACAAGAAGCAGAAGGAGAACACCGCCTACGCCAAGAAGATGGTCCTGCGGTTGGCGGGCCTCATgggtgtgggcggggctgtcaGCATCGTCTACATCTTCG GAGCGAACTCTGTGGACGAACAAGGCCAGCAG ATTCCAGACGAGTTCGATGCAG ACCCTCCGGTTGTTCAACAGTTGAGAAGAACCTTCAAATACTTCAAGGATTACAGACAG ATGATCATCGAACCGACGAGCCCCAAGCTGCTGCCCGACCCGCTGAAGGAGCCGTACTACCAGCCGCCCTACACCCTAGTGCTGGAGCTCACCGACGTCCTGCTGCACCCGGAGTGGTCG TTGGCGACAGGTTGGCGCTTCAAGAAACGCCCGGGCATCGACTACCTGTTCCAGCAGCTGATGCAGTACTACGAGATCGTCGTCTTCACCGCAGAAACCGGCATG ACGGCGTATCCTCTGATCGACAGCATCGACCCGCAGGGGTTCGTCACGTACCGCCTCTTCAGAGACGCCACACGCTACATGGAGGGCCATCACGTGAAG GACGTGTCGTGTTTGAACCGGGACACCAGCAAAGTGATCGTGGTGGACTGTAAGCGCGAGGCGTTCAGCCTGCAGCCCTTCAACGGCCTGGCCCTGAAGAAATGGGACGGAAACTCCGACGACCGGACGCTCTACGACCTCGCACACTTCCTCAAAG CCATCGCCATCAACAGAGTGGACGACGTCCGCTCGGTTCTGGAGAACTACGCTCTGGAGGACGACCCCATCGAGGCGTTCAAGCGACGACAGGCTCAGCTGGCGCAG gaggaggagcagcgtCTGGCCGAGCTCTCGCAGCAGAAGAAACAGGGACTGTCGCTCGGCTCCATCACCTCCCGGTTCTGGCGCTCCAAACAGCAGTGA
- the timm50 gene encoding mitochondrial import inner membrane translocase subunit TIM50 isoform X3: protein MNELQGQPPPPPPPEGEKEGERAEDKKQKENTAYAKKMVLRLAGLMGVGGAVSIVYIFGANSVDEQGQQIPDEFDADPPVVQQLRRTFKYFKDYRQMIIEPTSPKLLPDPLKEPYYQPPYTLVLELTDVLLHPEWSLATGWRFKKRPGIDYLFQQLMQYYEIVVFTAETGMTAYPLIDSIDPQGFVTYRLFRDATRYMEGHHVKDVSCLNRDTSKVIVVDCKREAFSLQPFNGLALKKWDGNSDDRTLYDLAHFLKAIAINRVDDVRSVLENYALEDDPIEAFKRRQAQLAQEEEQRLAELSQQKKQGLSLGSITSRFWRSKQQ from the exons ATGAATGAACTCCAG GGCCagcctcctccccctcctcctcctgaggGAGAGAAGGAGGGAGAGCGAGCGGAGGACAAGAAGCAGAAGGAGAACACCGCCTACGCCAAGAAGATGGTCCTGCGGTTGGCGGGCCTCATgggtgtgggcggggctgtcaGCATCGTCTACATCTTCG GAGCGAACTCTGTGGACGAACAAGGCCAGCAG ATTCCAGACGAGTTCGATGCAG ACCCTCCGGTTGTTCAACAGTTGAGAAGAACCTTCAAATACTTCAAGGATTACAGACAG ATGATCATCGAACCGACGAGCCCCAAGCTGCTGCCCGACCCGCTGAAGGAGCCGTACTACCAGCCGCCCTACACCCTAGTGCTGGAGCTCACCGACGTCCTGCTGCACCCGGAGTGGTCG TTGGCGACAGGTTGGCGCTTCAAGAAACGCCCGGGCATCGACTACCTGTTCCAGCAGCTGATGCAGTACTACGAGATCGTCGTCTTCACCGCAGAAACCGGCATG ACGGCGTATCCTCTGATCGACAGCATCGACCCGCAGGGGTTCGTCACGTACCGCCTCTTCAGAGACGCCACACGCTACATGGAGGGCCATCACGTGAAG GACGTGTCGTGTTTGAACCGGGACACCAGCAAAGTGATCGTGGTGGACTGTAAGCGCGAGGCGTTCAGCCTGCAGCCCTTCAACGGCCTGGCCCTGAAGAAATGGGACGGAAACTCCGACGACCGGACGCTCTACGACCTCGCACACTTCCTCAAAG CCATCGCCATCAACAGAGTGGACGACGTCCGCTCGGTTCTGGAGAACTACGCTCTGGAGGACGACCCCATCGAGGCGTTCAAGCGACGACAGGCTCAGCTGGCGCAG gaggaggagcagcgtCTGGCCGAGCTCTCGCAGCAGAAGAAACAGGGACTGTCGCTCGGCTCCATCACCTCCCGGTTCTGGCGCTCCAAACAGCAGTGA
- the timm50 gene encoding mitochondrial import inner membrane translocase subunit TIM50 isoform X1 — MSAASVFPMCVRTGRGLLRLRSGTAGASAPAVLHVIRKLSSDKPAGGAGGATGGLAQAILQERLQQQQSQGQPPPPPPPEGEKEGERAEDKKQKENTAYAKKMVLRLAGLMGVGGAVSIVYIFGANSVDEQGQQIPDEFDADPPVVQQLRRTFKYFKDYRQMIIEPTSPKLLPDPLKEPYYQPPYTLVLELTDVLLHPEWSLATGWRFKKRPGIDYLFQQLMQYYEIVVFTAETGMTAYPLIDSIDPQGFVTYRLFRDATRYMEGHHVKDVSCLNRDTSKVIVVDCKREAFSLQPFNGLALKKWDGNSDDRTLYDLAHFLKAIAINRVDDVRSVLENYALEDDPIEAFKRRQAQLAQEEEQRLAELSQQKKQGLSLGSITSRFWRSKQQ; from the exons ATGTCGGCGGCGTCTGTGTTCCCCATGTGTGTCCGGACGGGTCGCGGCCTGCTGAGGCTCCGCAGCGGGACTGCGGGCGCCTCCGCCCCGGCAGTGCTGCACGTCATCCGGAAGCTCTCCTCCGACAAGCCGGCGGGCGGAGCGGGCGGCGCGACCGGCGGCCTCGCTCAGGCGATCCTCCAGGAGAgactccagcagcagcagagtcaG GGCCagcctcctccccctcctcctcctgaggGAGAGAAGGAGGGAGAGCGAGCGGAGGACAAGAAGCAGAAGGAGAACACCGCCTACGCCAAGAAGATGGTCCTGCGGTTGGCGGGCCTCATgggtgtgggcggggctgtcaGCATCGTCTACATCTTCG GAGCGAACTCTGTGGACGAACAAGGCCAGCAG ATTCCAGACGAGTTCGATGCAG ACCCTCCGGTTGTTCAACAGTTGAGAAGAACCTTCAAATACTTCAAGGATTACAGACAG ATGATCATCGAACCGACGAGCCCCAAGCTGCTGCCCGACCCGCTGAAGGAGCCGTACTACCAGCCGCCCTACACCCTAGTGCTGGAGCTCACCGACGTCCTGCTGCACCCGGAGTGGTCG TTGGCGACAGGTTGGCGCTTCAAGAAACGCCCGGGCATCGACTACCTGTTCCAGCAGCTGATGCAGTACTACGAGATCGTCGTCTTCACCGCAGAAACCGGCATG ACGGCGTATCCTCTGATCGACAGCATCGACCCGCAGGGGTTCGTCACGTACCGCCTCTTCAGAGACGCCACACGCTACATGGAGGGCCATCACGTGAAG GACGTGTCGTGTTTGAACCGGGACACCAGCAAAGTGATCGTGGTGGACTGTAAGCGCGAGGCGTTCAGCCTGCAGCCCTTCAACGGCCTGGCCCTGAAGAAATGGGACGGAAACTCCGACGACCGGACGCTCTACGACCTCGCACACTTCCTCAAAG CCATCGCCATCAACAGAGTGGACGACGTCCGCTCGGTTCTGGAGAACTACGCTCTGGAGGACGACCCCATCGAGGCGTTCAAGCGACGACAGGCTCAGCTGGCGCAG gaggaggagcagcgtCTGGCCGAGCTCTCGCAGCAGAAGAAACAGGGACTGTCGCTCGGCTCCATCACCTCCCGGTTCTGGCGCTCCAAACAGCAGTGA